Proteins co-encoded in one Bremerella sp. TYQ1 genomic window:
- a CDS encoding phage major capsid protein: MGFHNKGEIIAQQPKNHFKNPGEFLDSVRKATLNPKSKDARLNGFEKVGVQAAGSDEHGVYSDPRGGFTMPTEWSPSIQSLDFDDPTSPFVRVIQTDAYRVRVPARFEMSGRDTSSTGGITVGRRAETQPDEPTRGQFFSIELEPSYLGALSFASDRLVSSSTPDFQQLLATAIQEEIGWATLDDRLNGTGAGQPTGVVDSPCTIEVEKESMQPADTITGNNIIDMASRCWNYQDAIWLANHDCLPQISQAHIVGTNSDEFLFKPAQGVRAVGLLHGRPLILTEFCQTLGNRGDIVLGNWREYLVAINGGFRGEASIHVRFVESQTAFRFWIEIDSTPWWLSTLTPKYGANTLSPFVTLEAR; encoded by the coding sequence ATGGGGTTCCACAACAAAGGCGAGATTATCGCCCAGCAGCCCAAAAACCATTTCAAGAATCCAGGCGAGTTCCTGGATTCAGTTCGCAAGGCAACTCTAAATCCCAAGAGCAAGGACGCGAGGCTGAACGGATTCGAGAAAGTGGGCGTTCAAGCAGCAGGATCCGACGAGCACGGAGTCTACAGCGATCCCCGCGGCGGCTTCACGATGCCAACAGAATGGAGCCCATCGATCCAGTCGCTTGATTTCGACGATCCAACCTCACCATTCGTTCGCGTGATTCAGACCGATGCCTATCGCGTGCGAGTTCCTGCCCGCTTTGAAATGAGCGGGCGAGATACAAGCAGCACAGGCGGTATCACTGTTGGCCGACGTGCGGAGACACAACCAGATGAACCAACTCGCGGTCAGTTTTTCTCTATTGAGCTTGAGCCATCCTATCTAGGTGCATTGTCATTTGCTTCCGATCGTCTCGTCTCTTCGTCGACCCCGGACTTCCAGCAGTTGTTGGCAACGGCAATTCAAGAGGAGATCGGCTGGGCTACCCTGGATGACCGTTTAAACGGCACTGGTGCAGGACAGCCAACTGGCGTAGTCGATTCGCCTTGCACGATCGAGGTTGAAAAGGAGTCGATGCAACCGGCAGATACAATCACCGGAAATAACATCATCGATATGGCCAGTCGCTGTTGGAATTATCAGGACGCGATTTGGTTGGCGAATCATGATTGTCTGCCGCAGATTTCCCAGGCCCATATTGTTGGGACCAACAGCGACGAGTTCTTGTTTAAGCCAGCGCAAGGCGTGCGAGCCGTGGGACTGCTACATGGACGTCCGTTGATTCTAACCGAGTTCTGCCAAACGCTGGGTAATCGCGGCGACATCGTGCTGGGCAACTGGCGTGAATATCTTGTTGCGATAAACGGCGGTTTCCGTGGCGAAGCAAGTATCCACGTGCGATTCGTGGAAAGCCAAACAGCTTTTCGGTTCTGGATTGAGATCGACTCAACGCCCTGGTGGCTATCAACACTGACGCCCAAGTACGGCGCTAACACCCTTTCACCTTTTGTAACCTTAGAGGCTCGCTAA